A genomic segment from Propionibacteriaceae bacterium ZF39 encodes:
- a CDS encoding Shedu immune nuclease family protein translates to MSQEWFEVEPDETTWMQGRKVDHTYASRGFDLKRSGSEDDGAPARFVYKVFDDEGHESSEVVFDGAVWPIAASPAGRSQIKLLVAREADHIKDLWIQQFKMTKSNGVQAGNVFHLGSRDAQALCQLFRNLEYLPIEGEFTTRIDDDVIRKLLADPAALAAYDVEPDVLRAIVEQDASATDIVAVAGRRAAVSRFRQLLEDPDYFESERQKLGVRGEEAVWQKLFEEHPWILGVGLSHQLLTSWSSEKLEQVVSGYSVNASGKRADALLRTGGVIRSMVFAEIKTANSELLEHRPYRPGAWAPSRELAGGVNQVHATVHAATTDIGTRLASKDEDGAEIPNDWTYLYQPRSFLIIGSLEEFLSPGGGHHVDKLRSFELYRRNILAPEIVTFDELLARAEWIVEFSETDSLNEQSSNDECPF, encoded by the coding sequence ATGTCCCAGGAATGGTTCGAGGTTGAGCCCGACGAGACCACTTGGATGCAGGGGCGAAAGGTCGATCACACGTATGCTTCCCGAGGTTTCGATCTGAAGCGCTCGGGGTCGGAGGACGATGGTGCACCCGCAAGATTCGTGTATAAGGTCTTCGACGATGAGGGCCATGAATCAAGTGAGGTCGTGTTCGATGGAGCGGTTTGGCCGATAGCTGCGTCACCTGCGGGACGTAGCCAGATCAAACTCTTGGTCGCACGGGAAGCCGACCACATCAAGGATCTTTGGATCCAGCAGTTCAAGATGACCAAGTCCAATGGAGTGCAAGCCGGCAACGTGTTCCACCTGGGTAGTCGCGACGCTCAGGCACTTTGCCAGTTGTTCAGGAACCTGGAATACCTTCCAATCGAAGGCGAGTTCACCACGCGGATCGATGACGATGTGATCCGAAAGCTCCTTGCTGATCCCGCGGCCTTGGCGGCCTATGACGTTGAACCAGACGTGTTGCGGGCGATCGTAGAACAGGATGCATCAGCCACGGACATCGTTGCAGTTGCGGGCCGTCGAGCTGCGGTCTCTCGATTCCGACAGCTTCTAGAGGATCCTGACTACTTCGAATCTGAGCGACAGAAGCTTGGCGTAAGAGGGGAAGAGGCAGTCTGGCAGAAGCTCTTCGAGGAGCATCCTTGGATTCTCGGGGTCGGACTGTCGCACCAGCTGCTGACGTCATGGAGCAGTGAAAAACTAGAGCAGGTCGTCAGCGGATACTCGGTCAACGCAAGCGGGAAACGAGCGGATGCGTTGCTCAGGACTGGTGGCGTGATTCGGTCAATGGTCTTTGCGGAGATCAAGACCGCGAACTCGGAGCTGCTTGAGCATCGTCCCTACCGTCCCGGCGCGTGGGCGCCCTCTCGGGAACTTGCTGGTGGTGTCAACCAAGTCCACGCCACAGTTCATGCCGCCACTACAGACATCGGCACACGCCTTGCTTCCAAGGACGAAGACGGTGCTGAGATTCCTAATGACTGGACCTATCTCTATCAGCCCCGCTCGTTCCTAATTATTGGATCGCTGGAGGAGTTTCTTAGTCCAGGTGGCGGACATCACGTTGATAAACTCCGATCCTTTGAACTGTATCGACGCAACATTCTGGCACCGGAGATCGTTACGTTCGACGAGCTCCTCGCCCGCGCCGAGTGGATCGTCGAATTCTCTGAAACAGATTCTCTGAACGAGCAGTCGTCCAACGACGAGTGTCCGTTCTGA
- a CDS encoding conjugal transfer protein TrbL has protein sequence MGICDLPVISGVCETAGEAAASLVSAPFDWLAQAMGSAAGWLFEAVWNVFDASTLVDITSDGYLSVYNLLFGIAVFVMLLFFCLQLITGLIRRDPTALTRAALGLAKSVLGSFVVITLTGLLLEVVDQLCVGIVQAAGETTESMGEKITILAGGLAAINIAAPGVGAIITIFLAGLAITSAAIVWLSLLVRKALLLVAIAFAPLALSGSSWDATRGWISKWAMFVVALICSKLVLVVMFLVAITQVAAPIDGDLSSISDPLAGVVLMAMAAFAPYLTYRFISFVGFDMYHAIGAEQDAKNSLNRPIPLPERQPGNPQQVLDGSGGDSNGGGGKQPAKPSTPNPSASQGGAGAGTGGAAGSGTSGSGAASGGSAAAAAAGPAAAAVIGVQVAKDAAIAGPKAGAELGQQAETAADAADHTPTPNGGAGNGGNTPPAPAPGGTPPQQGTPSASAEPAPPSPSSSQPGSSSPSGGEQVAPSAPVPNPPPADTPPPSAGKEPQS, from the coding sequence GTGGGGATCTGTGATCTGCCCGTCATCTCAGGTGTCTGCGAAACCGCTGGTGAGGCCGCCGCGTCGCTGGTGTCGGCCCCGTTCGACTGGCTCGCCCAGGCCATGGGCTCAGCGGCGGGCTGGTTGTTCGAGGCCGTGTGGAACGTCTTCGACGCCTCCACGCTGGTCGACATCACCAGTGACGGATACCTGTCGGTCTACAACCTGCTGTTCGGCATCGCCGTGTTCGTGATGCTGCTGTTCTTCTGCCTCCAACTCATCACCGGCCTCATCAGACGTGACCCCACCGCCCTCACCCGCGCCGCCCTCGGCCTCGCCAAATCGGTGTTGGGGTCGTTCGTGGTGATCACGCTGACTGGGCTGCTGCTGGAGGTGGTCGACCAGCTGTGTGTCGGGATCGTCCAAGCCGCCGGGGAAACCACCGAATCGATGGGCGAGAAGATCACGATCCTCGCCGGCGGACTCGCCGCGATCAACATCGCCGCCCCCGGGGTCGGGGCGATCATCACGATCTTCCTCGCCGGGCTCGCGATCACCTCCGCAGCAATCGTGTGGCTCTCTCTGCTGGTCCGCAAGGCCCTGCTGCTGGTCGCGATCGCATTCGCACCCCTGGCCCTGTCGGGCTCGTCGTGGGACGCCACGAGGGGGTGGATCAGCAAGTGGGCGATGTTCGTGGTCGCGCTGATCTGTTCCAAGCTCGTGCTGGTCGTGATGTTCCTGGTGGCGATCACCCAGGTCGCCGCCCCGATCGATGGGGACCTGTCCTCGATCAGTGACCCGCTGGCCGGGGTGGTGCTCATGGCGATGGCCGCGTTCGCCCCCTACCTGACGTACCGGTTCATCAGCTTCGTCGGGTTCGACATGTACCACGCGATCGGCGCCGAACAAGACGCCAAGAATTCCCTCAACCGCCCCATCCCGCTACCGGAACGTCAGCCGGGCAACCCCCAGCAGGTCCTCGACGGCAGTGGCGGTGACAGCAACGGTGGTGGCGGGAAGCAGCCGGCGAAACCGAGTACCCCGAACCCCTCCGCATCCCAGGGCGGAGCCGGAGCTGGCACTGGCGGAGCGGCTGGGTCTGGGACTTCCGGATCGGGGGCGGCCTCGGGTGGATCTGCTGCCGCTGCCGCGGCGGGTCCTGCGGCCGCGGCCGTGATCGGGGTACAGGTGGCCAAGGATGCCGCCATCGCGGGACCGAAAGCCGGCGCAGAACTCGGTCAGCAGGCCGAGACCGCTGCCGACGCCGCCGACCACACCCCCACCCCCAACGGAGGCGCAGGCAATGGTGGGAATACTCCGCCGGCGCCTGCACCCGGTGGAACGCCGCCACAGCAGGGCACCCCGTCGGCCAGTGCGGAGCCCGCCCCTCCCAGCCCCTCAAGCTCACAACCGGGGTCGTCTTCACCGAGTGGGGGTGAGCAGGTGGCGCCGTCCGCGCCGGTGCCGAACCCGCCACCAGCTGACACCCCACCACCGAGTGCAGGGAAGGAGCCGCAGTCATGA
- a CDS encoding protein-tyrosine phosphatase family protein: MDAWTDEPGVVVLPDGRRIRGVGVRRPRGDVPAPDFAVYLLGRDPAPGPWPHRWVRWRDFRLPDSTDDATTALREAWERAGEERVEIGCGGGIGRTGTALALLATMSGVAPEDAVAWVRSHYHRRAVETGRQRRWVEQTATLLQTERE; encoded by the coding sequence GTGGACGCATGGACTGACGAGCCGGGTGTGGTGGTGTTGCCCGACGGGCGACGCATCCGCGGCGTCGGCGTGCGCCGGCCGCGCGGCGATGTGCCTGCCCCCGATTTCGCGGTCTATCTACTTGGCCGTGACCCAGCGCCTGGTCCTTGGCCTCATCGCTGGGTGCGGTGGCGAGACTTCCGGCTACCGGACTCGACCGACGACGCGACGACGGCGCTGCGTGAGGCGTGGGAACGTGCCGGTGAGGAGCGAGTCGAGATCGGGTGTGGCGGCGGCATCGGGCGGACCGGGACGGCTTTGGCGCTGCTGGCAACGATGAGCGGTGTCGCGCCAGAAGACGCGGTGGCGTGGGTCCGTTCCCACTATCACCGGCGAGCTGTCGAGACGGGCAGGCAACGACGCTGGGTAGAGCAGACCGCGACCTTGCTTCAGACGGAGCGGGAGTGA
- a CDS encoding DUF6112 family protein, translating into MNIYPDFGALGDNTTLQTVIGALLTFVLVTAVLTMLISGITWAIATANGNHTTATKARTGLLVALGAATLAGAGITWLNWLIALGDQL; encoded by the coding sequence GTGAACATCTACCCCGACTTCGGCGCCCTCGGCGACAACACCACCCTCCAAACGGTGATCGGTGCGCTCTTGACGTTCGTACTCGTCACCGCTGTCCTCACCATGCTCATCAGCGGCATCACCTGGGCCATCGCCACAGCGAACGGCAACCACACCACCGCCACCAAAGCCCGCACCGGACTCCTCGTCGCCCTCGGCGCCGCCACCCTCGCAGGCGCCGGCATCACCTGGCTCAACTGGCTAATCGCGCTTGGTGATCAACTTTAG
- a CDS encoding helix-turn-helix transcriptional regulator, with product MTKTVAYHWHLRKIMNEHGMNATTELVPLLADRGVVMTSTQVYRIVTGEPERLNMRLLAALCDILDVTPNDLIEPYVATSSRRGRKTGTTGTSTQSKPSRNRPTRAVIKPAGD from the coding sequence ATGACGAAGACCGTCGCCTACCACTGGCACCTGCGCAAGATCATGAACGAGCACGGCATGAACGCCACCACCGAACTGGTGCCGCTGCTGGCCGACCGGGGCGTGGTGATGACCTCGACCCAGGTCTACCGGATCGTCACCGGCGAGCCGGAGCGGTTGAACATGCGGCTGCTCGCCGCGCTCTGCGACATCCTCGACGTCACCCCCAACGACCTGATCGAGCCCTACGTCGCCACCAGCTCGCGGCGCGGACGCAAGACCGGCACCACCGGCACCAGCACGCAGTCCAAGCCCAGCCGGAACCGTCCAACTCGCGCAGTCATCAAGCCTGCTGGGGACTGA
- a CDS encoding DUF6112 family protein — translation MTSVLPTLPMMLPMEVDITPNDDGLPGIAQLRNIVGAVMTIGLILSVLALIISAIVWGFGANSSNPHLAGRGKVGVLVSCGAAIICGAAVTLINFFWNVGQSI, via the coding sequence ATGACTTCTGTCCTGCCCACGCTGCCGATGATGCTGCCGATGGAGGTGGACATCACGCCGAATGATGATGGGCTGCCGGGGATTGCGCAGCTGCGCAACATCGTGGGAGCGGTGATGACGATCGGGCTGATCCTGTCGGTGCTGGCTCTGATCATCTCAGCGATCGTGTGGGGGTTCGGTGCGAACTCCTCCAACCCGCACCTGGCCGGCCGCGGCAAGGTCGGCGTCCTGGTCTCCTGCGGGGCGGCGATCATCTGCGGTGCCGCGGTCACGCTGATCAACTTCTTCTGGAACGTCGGCCAGTCCATCTGA